From the genome of Prunus persica cultivar Lovell chromosome G8, Prunus_persica_NCBIv2, whole genome shotgun sequence:
TGGGGAGAGAATGGTGGCGGCGTTTTTGAAGGAGGGAAAGTTGAAGGCGGCGGCGAGTGTGAGTAGGCTCGACCGGGTTGGTGCCAGACTTGTTAGTACCATTCCCAGATgaaagttttgatttttttccttttgggttGGTTGAGACTTAAGATGGGTGTTGTAAACAATGCAAGAAAGAAGAGTGTTTGTGTTCTTGTGGCATTTTGTATTCACAACAAGATTGAAAATGTGTAATGAATGCGTTTTGTCACAGcctttttaactttttctaAACCTCCaatgtcttcttctttaatgGCTCCTAGTTGAaaatgctgctgctgctgcttgaattttaagtttttgtaATCAACTCTTACATAGAAAGTTATTTTCAATGCGACTTTCTACCCTATTTCCTATTGTATTAGATCTTTTACCTTTGAGATCAATTGAACCTTGAAATTTGCTTCTGTGAATAACAAGAGCTTTCTGGAAATCTGAAAGCAGAAGTTAGTGGTCTTTCTGGTTTTGTAAACAATGCAAGGAGGCGTTTCTGTTTCCATGGCATTTgtatacaaaagaaaatttgaaaatgtgTAATGAATGTGTTTTGATTGAGCACCAAATTTTTACTGCCCCACATTGTAAATGCAGTTGGCTCGTGTCAATCTTTGCTGCAGATTCTTAAGAAATGCTCTAAAGTTGTCAAACTTTAATTGGATGTTTGATGTGTGAACTCACAGTTGGTGAAGCTAAGCAATTTGAGCTCTCTGGTGGTTATAAGTGCTGGTTGGTCAATGATGGTTAGTACATTGTTTACCAAATTCTGATAAATGGGGTCGcttttttttctgttaaatccTCACTTTGATCATTCTCTTAACGATATGGCTCTccagtttgtgttttgcattgGCAAAACTCCCATTGTCGTCATTTTTGTTCCATTGTTAAGCATCCTAGGAGCCTTTGTCATTGTCATGATCATCCGGCCAATATTATGGCTTGCATCACGGTTGTGCCGTCCCATGGCCAGAGCTAGGCTTTCCTCACCTCAGCCTCCTGGCCCTCTGCCTGACCAAGACCTGCACGAAAGGAATCTCCGGGCACTTCCAAGAGTCTCATATAATGAAGCAGGTGATGCAAGATTCACAGAATGTGCAATCTGCTTGATGGAGTTTGTGGACGGAGATGTAATCAGGGTGTTGCCTTATTGTGGTCATGGATATCATGTGAGCTGTGTTGACAGGTGGCTGAAGTGCCATTCTTCATGCCCGTCCTGTCGTGGCACCGTGGCTATTATGGAAGAGAGGTGCCCAAAATGAAGTTGATTTTGAACTCTATAGATTTGGAGTTTGGAGCTCTAAAGAAGGGCTACAACATTTTCTTTGCAAGTTTCATTTTTACCACAGAAAAAATGTGGGAACTGTATCTGGTTCTGTTAATTTGCTGATCTTACATCAAAATGGTCAGCCACTGAACATGATCTTCAGTTGAAAACTTTGTACTTGGTTCCTCATTTCCTTTGTGCGTTTAAGATTCACTCGTCGGCATCAGgacataaaatacaaaaacagagGATTTGAACTCATTCAGAAGGTGGGTTGAATACAGAAGTGGAGATATGTGGGATCAAACTAGCAAACATTCTTTTACCCCCTCTGTTTTCAGGAAATTTAATTGCCGCCTTCGTGTGTAtcccatttttttatttactttctttgAGATTGAGATTGTTCCTGCCAGTCAGATTAGGAACTGTTCACAACAAGAATAAGAAGATAAGAATCATCACTGGACATGCTTAAAATTTCATGTCGAAATTGGGATTGAGTAAAACAAGCCCTTTGCTATGAAGTAATCCCACAAATTTCATTCCGAACACATCGTACCCAAAAGCTCTTGAAGTTATTTATATCAGGTATAACAAATGAGGGATAATTATACATGAGCCTTTCTACGGGGATCGATTGTACCAATTACAAACaagtaaagaaaaagtaaatttgaagCAAAACCAGGACGATAAAACAGCCATCAAAAATTTTAGTCCACCAAGGACCAAGTCAATTGTTCTTGGCAGCTGCAGCCTGCTTTGCACCAACGGAGAAGAACTCGATAATCACTTCAAGGGGCATGCCTTTGGTCTCCGGAActttcaagaaaacaaaaacccaagcTATGACGCACACAACCGCGTACATGCCAAAAACGCCACCAAGACCAACAGATTTGAGCATCACAGGAAGTGAGTAGGTGACAATGATGTCACCAATCCAAAACGCGAGGGCACATATGGCAATGCAGAGGCCTCGAACTCGGGTGGGGAAGATTTCTGCGCAGAGTATGTTGGGGACTGGCCCAAACCCCATAACAAAGAAACAGAAGTAGAGCACAACACTAACAGTCGAAACTGATGCATTCACAACGCTGCCCATATTCACAAGACTTCCAAGGACCAGGATGACAAGAGATGCTATCAAGATTGGGATTGTGGTGAGCAGCAAACTCCTGTATTGTGATTATTGTGATACATAAAGTTAATATTGACTTAAAAGCATTCTGAATGATGATTGACATCTTATTCTGCGGGGATTTTATCCACAAGATATTCATATGAAGTTAATAAATGTTAAAAAGAAAGAGCCCCAAAACTTGTCAGGGCCATGTTAATTCAAACAACGTGTCCATTCAGCCAAGATGCCAAGATATAAccagaaaaacaataataatttacCTTCTGCCAGAGATATCCATGAGCCTCATGGCAACAGCTATACTAGGAAGCATCAACAAGGTTGTTACTGCACTGATAAGCAGAGATGAAGAAGCTGAACTAATGCCCATGTTTGAAAGAAGCACTCCAACACCTGCCTGCTCGAGAATTTGTGGAGTGTAGTAGAGAACCCCGTTTATACCAGAGaactgcatttttttttcaaaagat
Proteins encoded in this window:
- the LOC18767575 gene encoding RING-H2 finger protein ATL80, whose protein sequence is MALQFVFCIGKTPIVVIFVPLLSILGAFVIVMIIRPILWLASRLCRPMARARLSSPQPPGPLPDQDLHERNLRALPRVSYNEAGDARFTECAICLMEFVDGDVIRVLPYCGHGYHVSCVDRWLKCHSSCPSCRGTVAIMEERCPK